The following are from one region of the Alicyclobacillus fastidiosus genome:
- a CDS encoding protein-glutamate O-methyltransferase CheR, which yields MDEFSWFMGAFRQLTGIDLARYKRPQMERRLTNLRDRRGFSTFAAYIQALEADGTLLNELLDKMTINVSEFFRNPERWETLRELVGAMSTAPRAWSAACATGEEPYSLVMMLLELGCMGQPILATDIDERVLERAAAGRYDPLQVRGLAPPDLERYFSFDGREYQIRPQIRENVRFQKHNLLEDDYPTALDLIVCRNVLIYFTDPTKQEILERFSNALRPGGLLFVGSTEQFFGMKLPNLAPVAPFMYRRLG from the coding sequence ATGGATGAGTTTTCGTGGTTTATGGGTGCATTTCGTCAGTTGACAGGAATTGACTTGGCAAGATACAAACGACCGCAGATGGAACGGCGGTTGACCAATTTGCGAGACAGGCGCGGATTTTCGACGTTTGCGGCTTATATTCAGGCTCTCGAAGCCGATGGTACACTGCTCAACGAATTGTTGGACAAGATGACCATCAATGTCTCAGAGTTCTTTCGCAACCCCGAGCGGTGGGAGACGTTGCGTGAGCTGGTTGGTGCCATGAGCACCGCCCCTCGGGCCTGGAGCGCCGCCTGTGCGACAGGAGAAGAACCGTATTCGCTCGTCATGATGTTGTTGGAGCTCGGGTGTATGGGGCAACCGATTCTTGCGACCGACATCGACGAGCGAGTGTTGGAACGCGCAGCTGCTGGTCGATACGATCCATTACAGGTGCGCGGGTTGGCTCCACCCGACTTGGAGCGATACTTTTCTTTTGATGGGCGCGAGTATCAGATACGACCACAGATTCGTGAAAACGTTCGCTTTCAAAAACATAATCTGTTAGAAGACGATTACCCAACTGCACTTGATCTAATCGTATGTCGCAACGTGCTCATTTATTTTACGGACCCTACGAAACAGGAAATTCTTGAGCGGTTTTCGAATGCTCTCAGGCCGGGTGGCCTGTTGTTTGTCGGCAGTACGGAACAATTCTTTGGTATGAAATTGCCGAATCTAGCGCCCGTCGCTCCGTTTATGTACCGGAGGCTCGGCTGA
- a CDS encoding polysaccharide deacetylase family protein: MHRTLRALLAAAIVMTTFFPTNEAAQKKDRFYFERLGYAHWQVPTHRKVVALTFDDGPDPTYTPQVLQLLADYHDQATFFLIGRKVGEYPEIVRQTALLGNELGNHTFSHRHLAHMNAQELAGELDQTQSAILQATGQRCKYFRPPRGYYDEPSVLTAHDHGYPVIMWSWDEDSRDWQAPGVHNIVNTVLKHVHPGDIILFHDGTGNSRQTIAALREILPALHERGYQLVTISDLLRSADHTDAESK, translated from the coding sequence ATGCACCGCACGTTGCGCGCACTGTTGGCCGCAGCCATCGTCATGACGACGTTTTTCCCGACGAATGAAGCCGCACAAAAGAAGGATCGCTTTTACTTCGAGCGACTAGGCTATGCACATTGGCAAGTGCCCACCCACAGGAAAGTCGTCGCACTCACCTTTGACGATGGTCCGGACCCTACCTATACACCGCAGGTTCTACAATTACTCGCCGACTATCACGATCAGGCGACGTTCTTTCTGATCGGTCGCAAGGTCGGCGAATACCCCGAAATTGTGCGACAGACGGCACTTCTCGGCAATGAGCTGGGAAACCACACGTTTTCTCACCGCCATCTCGCACACATGAACGCACAGGAATTGGCTGGCGAGCTGGATCAGACCCAAAGCGCCATCTTACAAGCCACCGGGCAACGCTGCAAGTACTTTCGCCCTCCGCGCGGATACTATGACGAACCATCCGTCCTCACTGCACATGACCACGGATATCCTGTGATCATGTGGTCTTGGGACGAAGACAGCCGTGACTGGCAGGCACCAGGCGTACACAATATCGTCAACACCGTTCTCAAACATGTACACCCAGGCGACATCATTCTGTTCCACGACGGAACCGGAAACAGCCGACAGACGATCGCTGCGCTTCGGGAAATTCTCCCTGCGCTGCACGAACGCGGCTATCAATTGGTCACCATCTCCGACCTTCTCCGCTCGGCCGACCACACCGATGCAGAGTCCAAATAA
- a CDS encoding CBS domain-containing protein translates to MQSIETLTLQDDEVARMVIDAEDVACVHPAHSAEHALLVLIKSGYSAIPVVGSDGVVAGVISKTMILDRILGLERIEFDSLSNFLVQDVMNVDVPRIRQNQTFIRALQVSIDAPFLCVEDDDGQFIGLLARRGILALVHNAIRQTKHPS, encoded by the coding sequence ATGCAATCTATTGAAACGTTGACATTGCAGGACGACGAGGTGGCTCGCATGGTGATTGACGCAGAAGATGTCGCCTGTGTCCACCCAGCCCACTCGGCGGAACACGCGTTGCTCGTGTTGATTAAATCCGGTTATTCTGCCATCCCGGTGGTGGGGAGTGACGGTGTTGTCGCCGGCGTCATCAGCAAAACGATGATCCTCGACCGGATTTTGGGCCTGGAGCGGATCGAATTCGACTCGCTGTCGAATTTTCTCGTCCAGGACGTGATGAACGTCGATGTACCAAGGATTCGACAGAATCAAACCTTCATCCGCGCACTACAGGTAAGCATTGATGCGCCGTTCCTGTGCGTTGAGGACGATGACGGTCAATTCATCGGCTTATTGGCGAGACGGGGCATCTTAGCCTTGGTTCACAACGCAATACGGCAAACCAAACATCCGTCATAA
- a CDS encoding transglycosylase domain-containing protein — MKFIFGLAVLLAVCLGAMNVYFHTAYPIASKVKDAASTQMRTKGVRSLSDDEIPATFREAVIATEDRRFENDPGIDVVGIARSIVVDIQKDGYVEGGSTITQQLIDNTLLSKQKTLHRKILQVLYAIGVYDTMSKRDVFTLYTNVIYFGHGAYGLYNASETYFGRPPAQCNASELTMLAGLPNAPSAYDPFTNLTLARQRQRVVLENMVDAGYLTNAKADEIYQEPIHLVR; from the coding sequence ATGAAGTTCATATTTGGACTCGCGGTGCTTTTGGCTGTTTGTCTTGGCGCCATGAACGTATATTTTCACACGGCCTATCCCATTGCGAGCAAGGTGAAGGATGCCGCGAGTACCCAGATGCGCACCAAAGGCGTCCGGTCGCTCAGCGACGACGAAATACCGGCGACATTTCGAGAGGCCGTCATTGCAACGGAAGACAGGCGGTTTGAAAACGATCCTGGTATCGACGTAGTGGGAATCGCTCGAAGCATCGTGGTCGACATCCAGAAGGACGGATATGTCGAAGGCGGTTCGACCATCACGCAACAGTTGATAGATAACACGTTGCTGTCGAAGCAAAAGACGCTGCATCGAAAGATCTTGCAGGTTCTGTACGCCATCGGCGTATACGATACCATGTCCAAGCGCGACGTATTCACCTTATATACGAACGTCATCTACTTCGGGCATGGTGCCTATGGGCTGTATAACGCCTCAGAAACGTATTTTGGGAGGCCTCCGGCACAGTGCAATGCCAGTGAATTGACCATGCTGGCGGGACTGCCTAACGCGCCTTCTGCGTACGATCCGTTTACCAACTTGACGTTGGCTCGACAACGCCAACGCGTCGTGCTCGAGAATATGGTGGATGCAGGGTATTTGACCAACGCGAAGGCAGATGAGATTTATCAAGAGCCGATTCACCTCGTCAGATGA
- a CDS encoding biotin attachment protein, whose product MVDVKLPQLGDSVDKALVTTWLKQVGDHVEQDEPLLEVTTDKVTIEVPSEYAGTVKEILVPVGQQADMNAVLCRIEEA is encoded by the coding sequence ATGGTAGACGTCAAATTGCCACAACTCGGCGACAGTGTGGACAAGGCACTGGTCACAACCTGGTTAAAGCAGGTTGGCGACCACGTGGAGCAAGACGAGCCGCTCCTGGAAGTGACGACGGACAAGGTGACCATCGAAGTACCCTCCGAGTACGCGGGTACGGTCAAGGAAATCCTGGTACCTGTCGGACAGCAAGCGGACATGAATGCGGTTCTTTGCCGGATCGAAGAGGCGTAA